Within Cydia fagiglandana chromosome 25, ilCydFagi1.1, whole genome shotgun sequence, the genomic segment TGTCATTGTCATAGTTTTCTCGTTCTCGGCTTCATCCGCTTGGCTGCGAGCTTTATTTTTaagcaaaattaattaaaaaatagcaGTAAAACAACGTCTAATCAAGTGAAACTTACTATTGGACCACCTTCATTTTTGTGCAATGATATTGTCGTTATAAATACCAGTTTTCCGTGATAATTTACGTTTTCCCTGCACTTCTGCATCATGTCGGACTCTTCGTGTTATATATTGGATAATGGAGCTTATACAGCCAAAGTGGGCTTCTCCACGCTCGAGCCAAAGATCGTTCCTAACTGCATCATGAAAGCGAAGTCCGAAAGGCGTCGCCCGTTCATAGGATCTCAGATAGACGATTGCCGGGACGCGTCAGGACTCTTTTACATTTTACCATTCCAAAAAGGGTTTCTAATTAACTGGGACACGCAGAAAACTGTCTGGGACTACATTTTCAGTAAAGAATGCTGTCCAGTAAACTTCAACGAAGTCCCATTAATAATAACTGAGCCTTTATTCAATTTCTCCTCAATACAAGAGGCGATGACCGAAATTTTCTTTGAAGAATACGAATGTCAGACGCTTTTAAGGATAAACGGGACAGATTTAGCTGAATATAAGTATAGAAAGACACATAACAATGACTGTACAGTTATTGTAGACTCGGGTTACAGTTTTACATATATAGTTCCTTATATAAAAGGGAAGAAGTATAAAGAAGGGATAATTAGAATAGATATTGGTGGTAAAGTGTTGACGAATCATTTGAAGGAGATTGTGTCGTATCGGCAGTTGAATGTGCTGGACGAGACGTATGTTATCAATCAGGTGAAGGAGGACTCGTGTTTTGTGTCGGAGGATTTTATGAGGGACATGGCTATTGCTAAAGACAAAGGTATAGTTCTAGCTAACATAGTTATTCACATAttaactcatcatcatcagttgttccctcaatgctgaggatcgtgacatcatgtcctaatgttgctgacaagtctcttccataggcttctgtcacccgccatatgTACGGCTTCCTGCAGATGTAGATGCAATGGTGTAGTAACTTGTGCGCTCCATCTAGCGGGTGGTCTGCCACGAGTCCACACATTAActacaattaataatatttacaagcattttttgttattttccaATATTTCCAAGCATATCCCATCACTCAATTGATTTTGTGCATTACATATGGGCATCTTCACTTAAaagtgtaccatttactttttttcgtaAATCCATCAACTTTTGACTTATTTCTACTCAGCATCACGAGATTCACGAGGACTAttgatttaaaaagataaaaataggtCCCCAAAAAAAATGATTGTCTTGTAACGCATTTTcaaatacattttgtatggactggtACGAAACTGACACCAAAATCTTGTATGAAAAaatggggacactttttttctttatctCTTTCAATAgttctcgtgattctgagtctatGTCTGCTTATTATTGTCTTCATCTACAGTAATagttttgatgatgatgatgatgatatcctgttatccctcatcaggaacatagggctctcagaagggtTCTCCACTGTTATCGAGATAATAGTtttacatgaaataaaataattcgcAATTAATTACAGGCTCAAAGAACACAATAATAAAAGACTATGTGCTCCCGGACTACACGAGCATCCGGCGCGGCTACCTGCGCGACGTGGTGAAGCCGGACGAGGAGCTGGAGCAGCAGACCCTGAGGCTCAACAACGAGAGGTTCACCATCCCTGAGCTACTGTTCCACCCGTCAGGTAAAACTTGTttatactagagatgcaccggatatccggttggtatccggcctatccggccattattttactatccggccggataccggatggtaacattgcttgatttcgaagTAAACAAATTAGAATTAAGAAACAGACACTGTCAATTCGtacctgtttattattttaaaacaatttaatcattccactgacttgcacgcgcactcatttcgtaactagaaatgagtccgcgcgaacgttagGAAACAGGTCagacctgcagaatgcgcacctgaaaaaccgaaatgtaggtatagttccgctggccgaatattcggcggccggttaccggatatccggccga encodes:
- the LOC134676917 gene encoding actin-related protein 6 — its product is MSDSSCYILDNGAYTAKVGFSTLEPKIVPNCIMKAKSERRRPFIGSQIDDCRDASGLFYILPFQKGFLINWDTQKTVWDYIFSKECCPVNFNEVPLIITEPLFNFSSIQEAMTEIFFEEYECQTLLRINGTDLAEYKYRKTHNNDCTVIVDSGYSFTYIVPYIKGKKYKEGIIRIDIGGKVLTNHLKEIVSYRQLNVLDETYVINQVKEDSCFVSEDFMRDMAIAKDKGSKNTIIKDYVLPDYTSIRRGYLRDVVKPDEELEQQTLRLNNERFTIPELLFHPSDVGIPQMGIPEAIMHSIDLCPEEHKESLLANILLYGGNTLFPGFRDRVYNDVRSFALDHFDVNVTLAPNPLTYAWEGGKEIFRDTEFYSFCVTKEEYDEEGKALAFERFDI